In one window of Romboutsia hominis DNA:
- a CDS encoding serine/threonine-protein kinase produces the protein MQINPNVNLKVIKKIKSEGVNSNLYLVEDTQLGCKFILKQISKKKLKSADKYFDESKKIYRCNHPNIMNINTASQDENNIYITMPYLERGSLYNLLENKSLTIREVIKYSLDFLSAIQYIHSLGIIHCDIKPNNVLISDNDNAILTDFGSALYLNNSGNARLRNVYYKHIAPEQCTNSIIDKKIDIYQIGTTLYRMCNGNEEYNNQARKYKDLNSLKIACAKGKFPIRKKYLPHVPREIINIIEKCLMIDPRDRYEDVLEIMNDLSSVSRNLDWRYKKLEENDFVWELEDKNYNTYIRLYKEDTVWKVLSDGKIYTVDTKAKGYKLIRSIIKNKKMTLL, from the coding sequence ATGCAAATAAATCCAAATGTTAACTTAAAGGTAATAAAAAAGATTAAATCTGAAGGGGTTAATTCAAATTTATATTTAGTAGAAGATACTCAGCTTGGATGTAAATTTATACTAAAGCAAATAAGTAAAAAAAAATTAAAATCTGCAGATAAATACTTTGACGAATCTAAGAAGATATATAGGTGCAATCATCCAAATATAATGAATATAAATACAGCATCTCAAGATGAAAATAATATATATATAACAATGCCATACCTAGAAAGAGGATCTTTATATAATTTATTAGAGAATAAAAGCTTAACCATTAGAGAAGTTATAAAGTATTCATTAGACTTTTTATCAGCAATACAATATATCCATTCTTTGGGTATAATACATTGTGACATAAAGCCAAATAATGTACTTATAAGTGATAATGATAATGCAATACTAACCGATTTTGGTTCGGCATTGTATTTAAATAATTCAGGAAATGCAAGGCTTAGAAATGTATATTATAAGCATATAGCTCCAGAGCAGTGTACAAATTCTATAATAGATAAAAAAATTGATATATATCAAATAGGTACTACATTATATAGAATGTGTAATGGAAATGAAGAATATAATAATCAAGCCAGAAAATATAAGGACTTAAATAGTTTAAAAATAGCATGCGCTAAAGGGAAGTTCCCTATAAGAAAAAAATATTTGCCTCATGTACCAAGAGAAATTATAAACATAATAGAAAAATGTCTTATGATAGATCCAAGGGATAGGTATGAAGATGTTTTAGAAATAATGAATGATTTATCTAGTGTAAGTAGAAACTTAGATTGGAGATATAAAAAATTAGAAGAAAATGACTTTGTATGGGAACTAGAAGATAAAAACTACAATACTTATATAAGGTTATACAAAGAAGATACAGTATGGAAAGTATTGAGTGATGGGAAAATTTATACAGTAGACACAAAGGCTAAGGGATATAAGCTTATAAGAAGTATTATAAAGAATAAAAAAATGACCTTACTTTAA
- a CDS encoding SIMPL domain-containing protein, whose translation MQYKNSLFNMPSDKGSLTVRGVSSLNIESDMAKINVRISSQDKSLEIAKDKNSEILNRLLYSLSDYGVSEDDIFSKDISATQNYDYEKNTLISYTVTQLITIIVHDLSKVNDIYSLVVENGANDEIYIDFSLSNPNEYYNKALKKATQDAKDKASILAKSFSLNYNPIPCKVTEISSQLNNINYSSKSSITNVVPGIVKITAQVDASFLTYCM comes from the coding sequence ATGCAATATAAAAATAGCCTATTTAATATGCCCTCTGACAAGGGCTCGTTAACAGTTAGAGGTGTAAGTTCTTTAAATATAGAATCTGATATGGCAAAAATTAATGTTAGAATCTCTTCTCAAGATAAGAGCTTAGAAATAGCAAAAGATAAAAATAGCGAAATTTTAAACAGACTTTTATATAGTCTTTCTGATTATGGTGTTTCAGAGGATGATATTTTTAGTAAAGACATTTCTGCTACTCAAAATTATGATTATGAAAAAAATACATTAATTTCTTATACTGTAACTCAACTTATAACTATAATAGTTCATGATTTAAGTAAAGTTAATGATATTTACTCTTTAGTAGTTGAAAATGGTGCAAATGATGAAATATATATAGATTTTTCTTTATCTAATCCTAATGAATACTATAATAAAGCATTAAAAAAAGCTACTCAAGATGCTAAAGATAAAGCTAGTATTTTAGCTAAAAGTTTTTCTCTTAATTATAATCCCATACCTTGTAAAGTTACTGAAATAAGTTCTCAGCTAAATAATATTAATTATTCATCTAAATCATCTATCACAAATGTAGTACCTGGTATAGTTAAGATAACAGCACAAGTAGATGCATCCTTTTTAACTTATTGTATGTAA
- a CDS encoding S8 family peptidase, translated as MKNKPEDLNIKLLPFKIEANSRGKNTTNQYGVDMIKARDMWKESNKGSGVRIAVIDSGCDIYHESLKNNIVEVRNFTNEDNKNPNIVTDRVGHGTHVIGTIVANNPNNNIVGIAPSAQIYVLKAIEGNGLGKLSWVVNAINYAVEKKVDIISMSLGMGGSSDKLERAVKEAVKKGILVVCAAGNSGDGNADSFEYSYPAAYEEVISVGAVDKKGNPASFSNANLVIDVIAPGVEILSTYPNNKYEVLSGTSMATPHVTGSLALLKNWSREEFQRDLSETELYAQLIKHTKSINYPRTIQGNGLVYLAQVKTKNKKKN; from the coding sequence ATGAAAAATAAACCTGAAGATTTAAACATTAAATTGTTGCCATTTAAAATAGAAGCAAACTCAAGAGGAAAAAATACAACCAACCAATACGGAGTGGATATGATAAAAGCTAGAGATATGTGGAAAGAATCTAATAAAGGAAGTGGAGTACGTATAGCAGTAATAGATTCAGGATGTGATATATATCATGAAAGCTTAAAAAATAATATAGTAGAAGTTAGAAATTTTACAAATGAAGATAATAAAAATCCAAATATTGTAACTGATAGAGTAGGACATGGTACTCATGTTATAGGCACTATTGTGGCAAATAACCCAAATAATAATATAGTAGGTATAGCACCTAGTGCACAGATATATGTATTAAAAGCTATAGAAGGTAATGGACTAGGAAAATTAAGTTGGGTAGTTAATGCCATAAATTATGCTGTGGAAAAAAAGGTAGATATAATATCTATGTCACTTGGAATGGGTGGAAGTTCAGATAAATTAGAAAGGGCAGTAAAGGAAGCTGTCAAAAAAGGAATATTAGTAGTATGTGCAGCTGGAAATAGTGGTGATGGAAATGCTGATAGTTTTGAATATTCATATCCAGCTGCTTATGAAGAAGTAATATCAGTAGGTGCAGTTGATAAAAAAGGAAATCCTGCTAGTTTTAGTAATGCAAATTTAGTTATAGATGTAATTGCGCCGGGGGTAGAAATACTTTCAACCTATCCAAATAACAAATATGAAGTACTAAGTGGAACAAGTATGGCAACACCGCATGTGACAGGAAGCTTAGCTTTACTTAAAAACTGGTCAAGGGAAGAATTTCAAAGAGATTTAAGTGAAACTGAATTATATGCTCAACTTATAAAGCATACAAAATCTATTAACTATCCAAGAACTATTCAAGGTAATGGGCTTGTATATCTAGCGCAAGTTAAAACTAAAAATAAGAAAAAGAATTAA
- a CDS encoding PolC-type DNA polymerase III, giving the protein MEEYVVVDLETTGLDPYKGCEIIEIGITEIKNNEIIRNYSRFVKPTSDIPPFITDITNITNDMVKNEDPIEKVLPRFRKYIGNRTIIAHNAKFDLKFLNYYLDKLNLEPITNHICTLEMLKANKDYKGKNKKLETACAYYGIENKNAHRADSDTLATAKLFLKIK; this is encoded by the coding sequence ATGGAAGAATATGTAGTTGTGGATTTAGAAACCACGGGTCTTGACCCATATAAGGGTTGCGAAATAATAGAAATCGGAATAACTGAGATAAAAAATAACGAAATAATTAGGAATTATTCAAGGTTTGTAAAACCAACTTCAGATATACCGCCATTTATAACAGATATAACTAACATAACTAATGATATGGTTAAAAATGAAGACCCTATAGAAAAAGTTTTACCTAGATTTAGAAAATATATAGGAAATAGGACTATAATAGCTCATAATGCTAAATTTGACTTAAAATTTTTAAATTATTATTTAGATAAATTAAATTTAGAACCTATAACTAACCATATATGTACATTAGAAATGTTAAAGGCTAATAAGGACTATAAAGGCAAAAATAAAAAATTAGAAACAGCATGTGCATATTATGGAATAGAAAATAAAAATGCACATAGAGCAGATAGTGATACATTAGCTACAGCTAAATTATTTTTAAAAATAAAATGA
- a CDS encoding DUF3785 domain-containing protein, producing MKEYKFNYEDKEYVLSLDNCSGLLNDEEKPVDGIKLENILEMLSNGSEIDFDMEYYQEACPECLKGVKEKQKFFGFLEYHFYIFTKNGKFVISDIDKSYEGLSFNKLLRAGKVDDSYIVSIIICENCQDYIIQIENCIV from the coding sequence ATGAAAGAGTATAAGTTTAATTATGAAGATAAAGAATATGTATTAAGTTTAGATAACTGTAGTGGTTTATTAAATGATGAAGAAAAGCCCGTAGATGGTATAAAATTAGAAAATATATTAGAAATGTTATCTAATGGCAGTGAAATAGATTTTGATATGGAATATTACCAAGAAGCTTGCCCAGAATGTCTAAAAGGAGTTAAGGAAAAGCAAAAGTTTTTTGGTTTTTTAGAATATCATTTTTATATATTCACTAAAAATGGAAAGTTTGTTATAAGTGATATAGATAAAAGTTATGAAGGATTAAGTTTTAACAAATTATTAAGAGCAGGTAAAGTTGATGACAGTTATATAGTTAGTATAATAATATGTGAAAACTGCCAAGATTATATAATACAAATAGAAAACTGTATAGTATAA
- the ftsX gene encoding permease-like cell division protein FtsX translates to MKLMSKFLYSLKQGIKGAFHNKTMTIISTISISASLIILGIVLTIVLNINQFIKYAQDEINEVRVSIEEFTNDDARIELKNKIKDINGVKGVEFKTKEASFNDLKRSFGEEAYLLEGVQNPLEDSFLVTIDNPENIKQISREISKLEGVTEITYFQDIIQNFLSISSTVKKFGSILIGGLLLICLVIISNTIKSRVYSKKEEIQIIKYVGGSNLFVVSPFMVEGFFIGLVGATLAIGICLVMYGYIVENLKQFINPINNIMSGAVLPLASISSSLISTLLITGVVIGVLGSVISVKRHLKV, encoded by the coding sequence ATGAAATTAATGTCTAAATTTTTATACAGTCTAAAGCAAGGAATAAAAGGTGCTTTTCACAATAAAACTATGACTATTATATCTACAATTTCTATATCTGCATCTTTAATAATACTAGGAATAGTTTTAACTATAGTATTAAATATAAACCAATTTATAAAATATGCACAAGATGAAATAAATGAAGTTAGGGTATCTATAGAAGAATTCACTAATGATGATGCGAGAATAGAATTAAAAAATAAAATTAAAGATATAAATGGTGTTAAAGGTGTTGAGTTTAAAACAAAAGAAGCTTCTTTTAACGATCTTAAAAGAAGTTTTGGAGAAGAAGCATATCTACTTGAAGGTGTACAAAATCCTTTAGAGGATTCCTTCCTTGTTACAATAGATAATCCAGAGAATATAAAGCAAATATCGAGAGAGATATCTAAGTTAGAAGGTGTAACAGAGATAACTTATTTTCAAGATATAATACAAAATTTCTTAAGTATATCAAGTACAGTTAAGAAATTTGGGTCAATTTTAATAGGGGGCTTACTATTAATATGCCTAGTAATAATATCTAATACGATAAAAAGTAGAGTATATAGTAAAAAAGAAGAAATACAAATTATAAAATATGTAGGTGGTAGTAACTTATTTGTAGTATCTCCATTTATGGTAGAAGGCTTTTTTATTGGATTAGTAGGAGCTACTTTAGCTATTGGTATATGTTTGGTTATGTATGGATATATAGTAGAAAATTTAAAGCAATTTATAAATCCAATAAACAATATTATGTCGGGTGCAGTCCTTCCATTGGCTTCTATATCATCTTCACTAATATCGACGCTGCTTATAACAGGAGTAGTTATAGGGGTATTAGGAAGTGTTATATCAGTTAAAAGACATTTAAAAGTATAA
- a CDS encoding sigma 54-interacting transcriptional regulator, with product MENVIGVIASNIELKEKIETLYPREIKNKEIIIDIIELDLLEEQGKILVDKGAQVIIGRGGGYKLILDTVNVPIIPLNMKSIDLLKAIKLASTYKKEIVLILGYDEVDFDYISLKDVINIRIKEEWFKSKYEIRSKVLKYIDKKEGIVIVGSGIACSFARQYNIDNVFINASEESITEAIEYAKNIISSLSNEKFNNQMLINILDGVKDGIIAIDTKGKIILFNESAKKILNTKKEEVYKKNIKDVFPCMDWLVEAMIKNESHKRKIRNINKLTVNTRSVPIIVDGQVQGIIGILQDITNIQSLERKIRMDLNNKGLCAKYTFDDYIFKDEISKELVEMAKKIGKTEFTTLLYGESGCGKEVLAQSMHNISQRKDKPFVAINCATISESLLESELFGYEEGAFTGAKKGGKPGLFELAHGGSIFLDEINSLPINIQTKLLRVIEEKKIMRMGSDRVIPLDIRIMAATNENLRQKIKDKTFRADLFYRLSSLEINIPPLRKRKKDIVFLFEYFVRKMIEEGGFSNLSSISDNFQLKQEEVNLLNNHNWLGNIRELKNVAQKYVLTGKIEILYVEDEYNKVDEYNLNTCNSQFENINYEKIGIDIKEINKYVETKIINILLSQGLNKTQVASILGISRTALWKKYKGND from the coding sequence GTGGAAAATGTAATAGGGGTTATAGCGTCAAATATAGAGTTAAAAGAAAAAATAGAAACACTTTACCCAAGGGAAATAAAAAATAAAGAAATTATAATAGATATTATAGAATTAGATTTATTAGAAGAACAAGGAAAGATATTAGTTGACAAAGGAGCTCAAGTAATAATAGGTAGAGGTGGAGGATATAAGCTTATATTAGATACTGTAAATGTACCCATAATACCTTTAAATATGAAATCTATAGATTTACTAAAAGCTATAAAATTAGCTAGTACATATAAAAAGGAAATAGTTCTTATATTAGGGTATGATGAAGTAGATTTTGATTATATAAGTTTAAAGGATGTAATAAATATACGTATAAAGGAAGAATGGTTCAAATCTAAATATGAAATAAGAAGCAAGGTATTAAAATACATCGATAAAAAAGAAGGTATAGTTATAGTTGGAAGTGGAATAGCTTGTTCTTTTGCTAGACAGTATAACATAGATAATGTATTTATAAATGCTAGTGAAGAATCTATAACAGAGGCTATAGAATACGCTAAAAATATAATAAGTTCATTATCAAATGAGAAATTTAACAATCAAATGCTTATAAATATACTAGATGGAGTAAAAGATGGAATAATAGCTATAGATACAAAAGGCAAAATAATACTATTTAATGAAAGTGCAAAGAAAATATTAAATACAAAAAAGGAAGAAGTATATAAGAAAAATATAAAAGATGTATTTCCTTGTATGGATTGGTTAGTAGAAGCTATGATTAAAAATGAGAGTCATAAGCGTAAGATAAGAAATATAAATAAATTGACAGTAAACACAAGGTCAGTACCCATAATAGTTGATGGACAAGTTCAAGGAATAATTGGAATACTTCAAGATATAACTAATATACAAAGTTTAGAAAGAAAAATACGTATGGATTTAAATAATAAGGGGCTCTGTGCTAAATATACATTTGATGATTATATATTCAAAGATGAAATAAGTAAAGAACTTGTAGAAATGGCTAAAAAGATTGGTAAAACAGAATTTACGACCTTATTATATGGAGAAAGTGGTTGTGGAAAAGAAGTGTTAGCACAAAGTATGCACAATATTAGTCAAAGAAAAGATAAACCTTTTGTGGCTATAAATTGCGCCACTATATCAGAAAGTTTATTAGAAAGTGAATTATTTGGATATGAAGAAGGAGCATTTACAGGAGCAAAAAAAGGTGGGAAGCCAGGGCTTTTTGAGCTTGCTCATGGAGGGAGTATATTTTTAGATGAAATAAATAGCTTACCTATAAATATACAAACTAAATTACTTAGGGTTATAGAAGAAAAAAAGATAATGAGAATGGGGTCAGATCGGGTGATACCTCTAGATATAAGGATAATGGCTGCTACTAATGAAAATCTAAGACAAAAAATAAAAGATAAAACTTTTAGAGCTGATTTATTTTATAGATTAAGTAGCCTAGAGATAAATATACCTCCACTTAGAAAAAGAAAAAAAGACATAGTATTTTTGTTTGAATATTTTGTGAGAAAAATGATAGAAGAAGGTGGTTTTTCAAATCTATCTTCTATCAGTGATAACTTTCAGCTAAAGCAAGAAGAGGTTAATCTATTAAATAATCACAATTGGTTGGGAAATATTAGAGAGCTAAAGAATGTAGCACAAAAATATGTATTAACAGGTAAAATAGAAATATTATATGTGGAAGATGAATATAATAAAGTGGATGAATATAACTTGAATACATGTAATAGTCAATTTGAAAATATAAATTACGAAAAAATAGGTATTGATATAAAAGAGATAAATAAATATGTTGAAACAAAGATTATAAATATATTATTATCTCAAGGATTAAACAAAACACAGGTGGCAAGTATCTTAGGGATAAGCAGAACAGCTCTTTGGAAAAAATATAAAGGTAATGATTAA
- a CDS encoding biosynthetic peptidoglycan transglycosylase, which translates to MSYNNDDNKIRRKRVSSSTSKTTNKTDNKVFNNRSVSEKIKNENTINRRTRSSTYSSRSRAKKSKRKKNKKLLKLFKNLLIAMLLVLALVSIVSSIYVFTVVKGSPKVTKELLEQNYISSEVVDNNDIPKYLKDAIVSIEDERFYKHNGVDTISLVRSVVHNLLTDTTQGGSTIEMQISKNLLTSDDKTIKRKLKDMFNATSMDKNISKDEILGIYLNNIYLGKSAYGVGKGAKVYFGKDVKDLNLAECAMLAGITNSPAKYGQFVQAKKRQETILYKMHELGYINDAEYEDALTKEVTFVSEIGK; encoded by the coding sequence ATGAGTTATAATAATGATGATAATAAAATAAGACGGAAAAGAGTAAGCTCAAGTACAAGTAAAACAACAAATAAAACGGATAATAAAGTATTTAATAATAGAAGTGTAAGTGAAAAAATAAAAAATGAAAACACTATAAATAGAAGAACAAGAAGTAGTACTTATAGTTCTCGTTCAAGAGCTAAAAAAAGCAAGAGGAAAAAAAATAAAAAGTTATTAAAGTTATTTAAAAATTTACTAATAGCAATGTTATTAGTATTAGCTTTAGTATCAATAGTTTCTAGTATTTATGTATTTACAGTGGTCAAAGGCTCACCTAAAGTAACTAAAGAGCTATTAGAGCAAAACTATATAAGTAGTGAAGTGGTAGATAATAATGATATACCAAAGTATTTAAAAGATGCTATTGTATCTATAGAAGATGAAAGATTCTATAAACATAATGGTGTAGATACTATATCTTTAGTAAGATCTGTAGTACATAATTTACTAACAGATACAACTCAGGGCGGAAGCACTATAGAAATGCAAATTTCTAAAAACTTACTTACAAGTGATGATAAAACTATAAAAAGAAAGCTTAAGGATATGTTTAATGCAACTTCCATGGATAAAAACATATCTAAGGATGAAATATTAGGTATATACTTAAATAATATATATTTAGGTAAATCAGCCTATGGGGTAGGAAAAGGTGCTAAAGTGTATTTTGGTAAAGATGTTAAAGATTTAAACTTAGCTGAATGCGCTATGTTAGCAGGAATAACTAATAGTCCAGCAAAATATGGTCAATTTGTACAAGCAAAGAAAAGACAAGAAACAATACTTTATAAAATGCATGAACTTGGATATATAAATGATGCAGAATATGAAGATGCATTAACTAAAGAAGTAACTTTTGTATCTGAAATAGGTAAATAA
- the ftsE gene encoding cell division ATP-binding protein FtsE, with amino-acid sequence MIKFTNVDKFYSDGNKSLDNVNLGIKQGEFVFLVGHSGAGKSTLLKLLTREEKISSGRLSVLGEDITKIKASKVHNYRRNLGIVFQDFRLLNEKTVYENVELALRVVGTNAKEIRPRVMEVLKRVGIAEKHSKYPHELSGGESQRVGIARAIVNKPSIIIADECTGNLDIHNSIQILKLLNEINEEGITVIMATHDIEILKLFPKRVIELKEGKIIKDTKREKYEINV; translated from the coding sequence ATGATTAAATTTACTAATGTAGATAAATTTTATTCAGATGGTAATAAGTCACTAGATAATGTAAATTTAGGAATAAAACAAGGCGAATTTGTGTTTTTAGTAGGACATTCAGGAGCAGGAAAGTCTACTTTACTTAAATTATTGACTAGAGAAGAAAAAATATCATCAGGAAGACTTTCTGTTTTAGGGGAAGATATAACTAAAATAAAAGCAAGCAAAGTACATAATTACAGAAGAAATTTAGGAATAGTATTTCAAGATTTTAGACTATTAAATGAAAAAACAGTCTATGAAAATGTAGAATTAGCGCTTAGGGTTGTAGGTACAAATGCAAAAGAAATTAGACCAAGAGTTATGGAAGTGTTAAAAAGAGTTGGCATAGCTGAAAAACATAGTAAATATCCACATGAATTATCAGGTGGGGAATCTCAAAGAGTTGGTATAGCTAGAGCTATAGTCAATAAACCATCTATAATAATTGCAGATGAATGTACGGGAAATTTAGATATACATAATTCTATTCAAATTTTAAAATTATTAAATGAAATAAATGAAGAAGGTATTACCGTCATAATGGCAACACATGATATAGAAATATTAAAGCTATTTCCAAAGAGAGTCATAGAGCTTAAAGAAGGAAAAATAATTAAAGATACAAAGAGGGAAAAATATGAAATTAATGTCTAA
- a CDS encoding MORN repeat-containing protein, whose translation MEEISNYFSIIFKVFISLSSIFILFYGVSIILKAKYNKPKNKGHTRGYTRNSLMIDDRSNVDTKKVKENIRQIENSSISSKEKTMQYDNGDVYKGEIKDGKREGFGICIYMNKDRYEGLWKDDKMHGIGKYTYHDKGSYSGDFKENKIEGIGTYTYKNKDIYKGYFKDGKRHGKGILYCKDGSKYNGMWKDNLKHGQGRLIDVNMQIYEGDFVEGKKNGQGRYEFVDGSKYNGEFKDNIYHGHGCYIDKYGNIYEGQYKYGLKKGKGMMKYRNGEIYEGEFKDDIINGRGRYTYKDKSTYEGEFKEGKKHGVGTYTCELYKYVGEFKEDKKGKVGTYYLSNNIILEVIIEENIITQGVYICNENKRYLHNIDVSEINEKYLLNNIENYLENDKEQNHIITSKIYN comes from the coding sequence GTGGAAGAAATAAGTAATTATTTTTCTATAATATTTAAGGTATTTATATCTTTATCATCAATATTTATATTATTTTATGGTGTAAGTATTATATTAAAAGCAAAATATAACAAGCCTAAAAATAAAGGACATACAAGAGGATATACAAGAAATAGCTTAATGATAGACGACAGAAGCAATGTAGATACAAAGAAAGTAAAAGAAAATATAAGACAAATAGAAAACTCTAGTATATCAAGTAAAGAGAAAACTATGCAATATGATAATGGGGATGTATACAAAGGGGAGATTAAAGATGGAAAAAGAGAGGGTTTTGGTATATGTATATACATGAATAAAGATAGATATGAAGGGCTTTGGAAAGATGATAAAATGCATGGAATAGGTAAATATACTTATCATGATAAAGGGTCGTATAGTGGTGATTTTAAAGAAAATAAGATAGAAGGAATAGGAACTTATACTTATAAAAACAAAGACATATATAAAGGATATTTTAAAGACGGAAAAAGACATGGAAAGGGAATTTTATATTGTAAAGATGGAAGCAAATATAATGGAATGTGGAAAGATAACCTTAAACATGGGCAAGGAAGGCTTATTGATGTAAATATGCAGATTTATGAAGGGGATTTTGTAGAAGGCAAAAAAAATGGACAAGGCAGATATGAATTTGTAGATGGAAGCAAATATAATGGTGAATTTAAAGACAATATATATCATGGTCATGGATGCTACATAGATAAATATGGGAATATATATGAAGGTCAGTATAAATATGGATTAAAAAAAGGCAAGGGTATGATGAAATATAGAAATGGTGAAATATATGAAGGTGAATTTAAGGATGATATTATAAATGGAAGAGGAAGATATACATATAAAGATAAAAGTACTTATGAAGGAGAGTTTAAAGAAGGTAAAAAACATGGAGTAGGAACATACACTTGTGAGTTATATAAATATGTAGGCGAATTTAAAGAAGATAAAAAAGGTAAGGTAGGAACCTACTACTTAAGTAATAATATTATTTTAGAAGTAATTATAGAAGAAAATATTATAACACAAGGTGTATATATATGTAATGAAAATAAAAGATACCTACATAATATAGATGTAAGTGAAATAAATGAAAAATATTTATTAAATAATATAGAAAACTACCTCGAAAATGATAAAGAACAGAATCACATTATCACTTCAAAAATATATAATTAA
- a CDS encoding murein hydrolase activator EnvC family protein: protein MKKILTVLTVCSLVFGTTYIYADTEDKNIETKQKSVDDKLNKNREEQTTLESKIRDLDFKVKEIEGNIKETNDKIENLNGEIETTKVEIEKLNENISKNEEALGKRLKAINNNYSMGYIKVILSSTSISDFFNNIYVVKQVVEQDQKILKELDENKSEVEKKEKDLNYKKKMQEDLKISLVENNEKVQSDKNELEALKRELETEEDNLQNELEKLAAEAAAKQAQEAQQSAASIDENLNGAIISSGSWPVPGHTRISSPYGYRLHPVLNVQKIHTGIDIPAPKGTPAVATDSGTVIYSGPKGSYGNTVMIQHDNGRVSLYAHNDQLLVSVGQKVQKGQAVTKIGNTGRSTGPHLHFEIRINGKHTNPMPYIG from the coding sequence GTGAAAAAAATATTGACAGTGCTAACAGTATGCTCTTTAGTATTTGGAACAACATATATATATGCAGATACTGAAGATAAAAATATAGAAACTAAACAAAAGAGTGTAGATGATAAATTAAACAAAAACAGAGAAGAGCAAACAACTTTAGAATCTAAAATAAGAGATTTAGATTTTAAAGTGAAAGAAATAGAAGGAAATATAAAAGAAACTAATGATAAAATAGAAAATTTAAATGGTGAAATAGAAACTACTAAAGTTGAAATAGAAAAACTAAACGAAAATATAAGTAAAAATGAAGAAGCTCTAGGTAAAAGATTAAAAGCAATAAACAATAATTATTCTATGGGATATATTAAGGTTATATTAAGTAGTACTTCTATATCAGATTTTTTCAATAACATATATGTAGTTAAGCAAGTTGTAGAACAAGATCAGAAGATACTAAAAGAATTAGATGAAAATAAATCAGAAGTAGAGAAAAAAGAAAAAGATTTAAATTATAAAAAGAAAATGCAAGAAGATTTAAAAATATCTCTAGTAGAAAATAATGAAAAGGTACAATCTGATAAAAATGAACTAGAAGCTTTAAAGAGAGAACTAGAAACTGAAGAAGATAATTTACAAAATGAACTTGAAAAATTAGCAGCAGAAGCAGCAGCTAAACAAGCACAGGAAGCACAACAAAGTGCTGCATCAATTGATGAAAATTTAAATGGAGCAATAATATCAAGTGGATCTTGGCCAGTCCCAGGACATACTAGAATAAGCTCTCCATATGGATATAGGCTTCATCCAGTATTAAATGTTCAAAAGATACATACAGGTATTGATATACCCGCACCAAAAGGAACCCCAGCAGTAGCAACTGATAGTGGTACAGTTATATATTCAGGACCTAAAGGAAGTTATGGAAATACTGTAATGATACAACATGATAATGGAAGGGTATCATTATATGCACATAACGATCAATTACTAGTATCTGTTGGACAGAAGGTTCAAAAAGGACAAGCAGTAACTAAAATAGGAAATACAGGAAGATCAACAGGGCCACATTTACATTTTGAAATAAGAATAAATGGAAAGCATACAAATCCTATGCCATACATAGGGTAA